Proteins found in one Mesorhizobium sp. CAU 1732 genomic segment:
- a CDS encoding ABC transporter permease — translation MPSSPSARAVASAFAKAGPAIVSVGSLFAAWEFYAQTSGISPTTLPAPSRVLAQMVQHRAALIDNTLPTIRATLLGFACSLTAAFTFSVAIDFFKPLRRALFPVFIISQTLPLIAIAPLIVLWFGFGLTPKIVLVALVTFFPMLVALVQGYASTDRDIEALLASMGASRWRIFIAARLPSALPYFFAGLRISITYAVVAAIFAEYAGAAKGLGIYILNAKNNFRPDLVLAAVVISATLTLVLFATAMLVQRIAMPWQQLDGDQRR, via the coding sequence ATGCCCTCATCACCATCCGCGCGGGCGGTCGCGTCCGCGTTCGCCAAGGCCGGCCCCGCCATCGTGTCGGTCGGTTCGCTGTTTGCCGCGTGGGAATTCTACGCGCAGACCTCCGGCATCTCGCCGACCACGCTGCCGGCACCGTCGCGGGTGCTCGCGCAGATGGTGCAGCATCGCGCGGCGCTCATCGACAACACGCTGCCAACCATCCGCGCGACGCTCCTGGGCTTCGCCTGCTCGCTGACGGCCGCCTTCACCTTCTCGGTGGCGATCGATTTCTTCAAACCGTTGCGCCGGGCGCTCTTTCCCGTCTTCATCATCAGCCAGACCCTGCCGCTAATCGCGATCGCTCCGCTCATCGTTTTGTGGTTCGGCTTCGGCCTGACGCCGAAGATCGTGCTCGTCGCGCTCGTCACCTTCTTTCCGATGCTGGTGGCACTCGTCCAGGGCTATGCGTCCACCGACAGGGATATCGAGGCCCTGCTCGCGTCCATGGGCGCATCGCGGTGGCGCATCTTCATCGCCGCGCGGCTGCCGTCGGCCCTGCCCTACTTCTTCGCGGGGCTGCGCATTTCAATCACCTATGCGGTGGTCGCCGCGATCTTCGCGGAATATGCCGGGGCGGCGAAGGGGCTCGGCATCTACATCCTCAACGCCAAGAACAATTTCCGGCCGGATCTGGTGCTCGCAGCCGTCGTGATCAGCGCCACGCTGACGCTCGTCCTGTTCGCCACGGCGATGCTCGTCCAGCGCATTGCGATGCCGTGGCAGCAGCTCGACGGGGACCAGCGCCGATGA
- a CDS encoding LysR family transcriptional regulator codes for MTLTRKLTPDITKLQAFECAARHANFTLAATELHLTQSAISRQIKDLEAQLGVALFERVRQRVVLSGAGRKFLPDVRRILAQTEESMLRVMTSSQSTSLTLATLPTFGARWLLPRLPDFLKNNPDIALNVFSHSRPFDLEEKSFDAAIHYGAPIWAGATCRYICREEILPVASPTLLERPDGDMVSLIERGPLLHLDTRPKAWSDWFRQVRGDEVSSYRGHRFDQFNMVIQAATAGMGFALVPRYLIETELDQGILQVVVDIPLPTENSYYLVVPDRELENPLVNRLHDWMVAQVATSGVA; via the coding sequence CGCTTGCGGCGACGGAACTGCACCTGACGCAGAGCGCCATCAGCCGGCAGATCAAGGATCTGGAAGCGCAGCTCGGCGTCGCATTGTTCGAGCGGGTGCGCCAGCGCGTGGTCCTGTCGGGCGCGGGGCGAAAATTCCTGCCCGACGTGCGCCGGATCCTTGCACAAACCGAGGAATCGATGCTGCGCGTGATGACATCGTCGCAGTCGACGTCGCTGACGCTCGCCACCCTGCCGACATTCGGCGCACGATGGCTGTTGCCCCGCCTGCCCGATTTCCTGAAGAACAACCCCGACATCGCGCTGAACGTTTTCTCGCATTCACGGCCTTTCGACCTGGAGGAGAAGTCGTTCGACGCGGCCATCCATTACGGCGCCCCGATCTGGGCCGGCGCGACCTGCCGCTACATCTGCCGCGAGGAAATCCTGCCCGTGGCGAGCCCGACGCTTCTCGAGCGGCCGGACGGCGACATGGTGAGCCTGATCGAGCGGGGGCCGTTGCTGCATCTCGACACGCGCCCGAAAGCGTGGAGCGACTGGTTCAGGCAGGTGCGCGGCGACGAGGTCTCATCCTATCGCGGCCACCGGTTCGACCAGTTCAACATGGTTATCCAGGCCGCAACCGCAGGTATGGGTTTCGCGCTGGTGCCGCGCTATCTCATCGAAACGGAACTGGATCAGGGCATTCTCCAGGTCGTGGTCGACATCCCGTTGCCGACCGAGAACAGCTACTATCTCGTGGTGCCGGATCGCGAGCTGGAAAATCCCCTCGTCAATCGCCTGCACGACTGGATGGTGGCACAGGTCGCGACGAGCGGCGTCGCCTGA
- a CDS encoding ABC transporter ATP-binding protein, which yields MSANRLELRHLRKRFGDLDVLADISLTVKPGEFVSILGPSGAGKSTIFKLLTGGVEPDGGEVLFDGTPLMKDRRPFAFMPQRDALMPWRRIIDNATLGLEVRGMARSRARAQVAPLFAEFGLDGFERHYPAQLSGGMRQRAALLRTVVQHRDMLLLDEPFGALDALTRAGMQQWLQTMWNHHRWTALLITHDVREAVFLSDRIYVLTARPARVMTEIAVPLRRPRIDLATPEASAIEAQLLQTLLNPDKRT from the coding sequence ATGAGCGCCAACCGGCTCGAGCTGCGGCACTTACGAAAAAGGTTCGGCGATCTCGACGTGCTGGCCGACATCTCGCTCACCGTGAAGCCGGGCGAGTTCGTGTCCATCCTCGGGCCATCCGGCGCGGGCAAGTCGACGATCTTCAAGCTTCTCACCGGAGGGGTTGAACCGGATGGCGGCGAAGTGCTGTTCGACGGCACGCCGCTCATGAAAGACCGTCGCCCGTTCGCGTTCATGCCGCAACGCGACGCACTGATGCCGTGGCGGCGCATCATCGACAATGCCACGCTCGGCCTCGAAGTGCGGGGGATGGCTCGCAGCCGGGCCCGCGCGCAGGTCGCACCGCTCTTCGCCGAATTCGGCCTCGATGGTTTCGAGCGCCACTATCCCGCGCAGCTTTCGGGCGGGATGCGCCAGCGGGCCGCTCTTTTGCGCACCGTCGTCCAGCACCGCGACATGCTCCTGCTGGACGAGCCATTCGGTGCGCTGGACGCGCTGACGCGGGCCGGCATGCAGCAATGGCTTCAAACCATGTGGAACCATCACCGGTGGACAGCGCTGCTGATCACGCATGACGTACGCGAAGCGGTCTTCCTGTCCGATCGGATCTATGTTCTCACCGCGCGGCCGGCACGGGTCATGACCGAAATCGCCGTGCCGCTGCGGCGTCCCCGCATTGATCTTGCCACGCCCGAGGCGAGCGCCATCGAAGCGCAGCTTTTGCAGACACTTCTCAATCCCGACAAGAGGACCTGA
- a CDS encoding YkoF family thiamine/hydroxymethylpyrimidine-binding protein has translation MFSGAQISLYPMTGDFVGVIMSALGALDPYRDQLRIETDDISTLLVGPPEVLFPAMRDLFVATAASGIHCVLSAAISRGCPGEPDDAICASPQLNGPREPIEQRKDAAFAAIAGAPHTGSTIAAQFSLYVMGEGDHMDEIYGCIDFVKRSGVFDRSKNFCTRLGGDAGPVFAALEAAFCKFGPPEGHVTIDLTVSANSPTPR, from the coding sequence ATGTTTTCAGGCGCACAGATTTCCCTTTATCCCATGACCGGCGATTTCGTCGGCGTCATCATGAGCGCGCTCGGCGCGCTCGATCCCTATCGCGATCAATTGCGAATCGAGACCGACGACATCTCGACGCTTCTCGTCGGCCCGCCCGAAGTGCTGTTTCCGGCGATGCGCGACCTGTTCGTCGCGACGGCCGCGAGCGGCATCCACTGCGTGCTTTCGGCTGCGATCTCGCGCGGATGCCCGGGCGAGCCGGACGACGCGATCTGCGCGTCCCCGCAACTGAACGGTCCTCGCGAGCCGATCGAGCAGCGCAAGGATGCGGCATTCGCGGCGATAGCCGGCGCGCCGCACACGGGCTCTACGATCGCCGCGCAATTCTCGCTCTACGTGATGGGCGAAGGCGATCACATGGACGAGATCTACGGCTGCATCGACTTCGTGAAGCGCTCCGGCGTGTTCGATCGCTCGAAGAATTTCTGTACCCGGCTGGGCGGCGATGCCGGCCCCGTCTTCGCCGCGCTGGAAGCCGCGTTCTGCAAGTTCGGGCCTCCCGAGGGGCATGTGACGATCGACCTGACGGTTTCGGCGAACAGCCCGACGCCGCGCTGA